From a single Ignavibacteria bacterium genomic region:
- a CDS encoding oligopeptide transporter, OPT family has product MSDQVAITNGGLPENAYTELKPGEEYTPVMSPKAAHPEVTPWSVTWGLVMAVIFSAAAAYLGLKIGQVFEAAIPIAIIAVGLSTATRRKNALGENVIIQSIGASSGVIVAGAIFTIPALYILNLHVQFMQIFLASLFGGFLGILFLIPFRKYFVGEMHGKFPFPEATATTEVLVAGEKGGGQALVLVVSGIIGGVYDFIVATFGWWSEVFSTRVIDLGQKLADNYKIVFRMNIGAAVMGLGYITGLKYTAIIAAGSFVSWYVLIPIVSYIGGALTQPLGVNVTLLVKDMSAEQIFSTYVRHIGIGGIAMAGIIGIIRSSKIIVSAFSLAVKEIFGGKGEHTSKLRTQRDIPMAVIVIGILVTAVLVFIFFMSGVVTNLTHAVVGLLIVLIISFLFTTVAANAIAIVGTNPVSGMTLMTLILSSIVLVSVGLTGEAGMISALIIGGTVCTALSMAGGFITDLKIGYWLGSSPYKQESFKFLGTVVASATVGWVILILNQTYGFTGEGALVAPQANAMAAVIKPLMSNQPAPWMLYVAGAFMALILTMLGVPALAFALGMYIPLELNTPLLVGGLISYFVSTRSKDEKVNNARRERGTLIASGFIAGGALMGVVSAMMRFWNLNFVNAEWQESHSAELIAITMFALICAYMIWDSLRAKVQD; this is encoded by the coding sequence ATGAGTGATCAAGTTGCCATTACAAACGGCGGATTGCCCGAGAATGCCTATACGGAGTTAAAGCCGGGTGAGGAGTATACGCCGGTAATGTCGCCCAAGGCGGCGCATCCGGAAGTTACCCCGTGGTCGGTTACCTGGGGCCTCGTTATGGCTGTAATATTTTCGGCTGCCGCGGCTTATCTTGGACTAAAGATCGGGCAGGTTTTTGAGGCCGCAATTCCTATTGCAATTATTGCAGTGGGGCTTTCAACGGCTACGAGAAGGAAAAACGCCCTTGGTGAAAACGTAATTATCCAGTCGATAGGCGCAAGTTCAGGCGTAATTGTTGCAGGTGCAATATTTACAATTCCTGCTCTTTACATATTAAATCTGCACGTTCAGTTTATGCAGATCTTCCTGGCTTCACTATTCGGCGGCTTTCTGGGTATACTTTTCCTTATTCCCTTCAGGAAGTATTTTGTGGGCGAGATGCACGGTAAGTTCCCCTTCCCCGAGGCAACTGCGACAACTGAAGTTCTGGTTGCAGGAGAAAAGGGGGGCGGGCAGGCGCTCGTTCTGGTTGTAAGCGGTATAATCGGCGGTGTTTACGACTTCATTGTTGCCACCTTCGGCTGGTGGAGCGAAGTCTTCTCAACCCGCGTCATAGATTTAGGACAGAAGCTGGCAGACAACTACAAGATAGTTTTCAGAATGAACATAGGCGCTGCCGTTATGGGCCTCGGCTACATAACAGGCCTTAAGTATACAGCAATTATTGCAGCAGGATCGTTTGTTTCGTGGTATGTTCTTATTCCGATAGTCTCCTACATTGGAGGTGCCCTTACGCAGCCATTGGGAGTTAATGTTACGCTGCTTGTAAAGGATATGTCGGCCGAGCAGATATTTTCAACCTACGTCCGCCACATCGGCATCGGCGGCATTGCAATGGCAGGTATAATCGGAATTATCCGTTCCTCAAAGATTATCGTTTCGGCTTTTTCTTTGGCCGTAAAGGAGATCTTTGGCGGCAAGGGTGAGCATACCTCAAAGCTGAGGACGCAGAGGGACATACCGATGGCAGTTATAGTAATCGGCATTCTGGTTACAGCCGTCCTGGTATTCATCTTCTTCATGTCGGGCGTTGTTACAAACCTTACGCACGCGGTAGTAGGACTTTTAATTGTGCTCATAATTTCATTCCTCTTTACCACTGTAGCCGCAAACGCAATTGCAATTGTAGGTACCAACCCGGTTTCAGGCATGACGCTTATGACGCTCATACTATCAAGCATAGTTTTAGTTTCAGTTGGCCTTACAGGTGAAGCCGGCATGATATCGGCTCTTATTATCGGCGGCACGGTCTGCACGGCTTTATCAATGGCAGGCGGCTTTATAACAGATCTTAAGATAGGCTACTGGCTGGGATCATCGCCTTACAAACAGGAGTCATTTAAGTTCTTAGGCACCGTAGTTGCCTCGGCAACCGTGGGCTGGGTAATACTTATATTAAACCAGACATACGGATTTACAGGCGAAGGCGCACTGGTAGCCCCGCAGGCCAATGCAATGGCCGCCGTAATTAAGCCTCTTATGTCCAATCAGCCTGCTCCCTGGATGCTTTATGTTGCGGGTGCTTTTATGGCATTAATACTTACGATGCTTGGTGTTCCGGCTTTAGCATTTGCGCTTGGAATGTATATTCCTCTTGAACTGAACACACCGCTTTTAGTAGGCGGACTCATCTCATACTTTGTTTCCACAAGGAGCAAGGATGAGAAAGTTAACAATGCAAGAAGGGAGCGCGGAACGCTTATAGCTTCAGGCTTTATTGCAGGAGGAGCCTTAATGGGTGTGGTAAGCGCGATGATGCGGTTCTGGAACCTGAACTTTGTCAACGCCGAATGGCAGGAATCGCACTCGGCTGAGCTGATAGCAATTACGATGTTCGCGCTTATCTGTGCTTACATGATATGGGATTCATTGAGAGCAAAGGTTCAGGACTAA
- a CDS encoding T9SS type A sorting domain-containing protein produces MRSSKVQVLVKALVLLMLFSSVLLPQTGSQTCSLRLKSMLFRQMDKDSNITYNNSPGASFGYYPLNGLSSESKYRSVYEVDLPSALPVGAYITKIEFIYNSSAYNPGESFSLYNIPISSYDDTWTNSQIWNVTDMGTYEGNWGVSNQEITVRASLLEWIANNALDERKTKLYLGFRAYPEWGATTVNTNGFQYAKLRYTYEIVVRDTIKNVSGNGKIDVSVNNQPFYEANSGEVLILSKGSVVQLRAKEEQFDGSYFWVWNQDPSTLGNTISNWKIKKEKFFEFFPGRIYTDTAKANNLFSSFTAGIRKKFIINRTDKTEFDGNFQTNDVTRVVEKNSLNIPYSATLVKPAGTYSFVGWEDGEGSLRTPTDNTTYTAIYKIPNKSNTSAAFTNSSQRKLARTPNGSLHLVYESMGKVWYEKSTDNGTTWRIMNGGKPLVSEDAKLPSIEAYDTDSRIIFTYQKRLENGFPPDLYLIELMVYNVDVDSPQDILPVWQSYPYSYNANPVVAFDFNQYLYNRIAVVFQDNSESLPGIFYRLAGLDGTGMHYEWKGSAARLSGTGMYSVNPSIKSPYYSATISKYNADLKFHIAFEQLSTGSSVKYSLLNINPSGAVSVSTPLDISSYIFPAYSDLNEKPLVTVVNGTPYISWLHYSDLTYLHEAALARSTGGSWNLFDRYGKEDDITSVHMNNVGVNNFVLAWNVDGYGNEFVKSTSMATPYITNTSGRDIQVANGTDFTNTRLMSFTNDAVPYYFTISDPMSNGTLAKGTLSKETLSKEKEGQNTSRTVESRTGIIKINEASFRATLGEIKAGESYVTFKDIENDFTPEKENFSQALESREFTASDKTVLSYSSEFTINDSAMAASLFQQGLESLTFSLELVEAKSNEVLKRLTSRTFNSKSLSTGKPQAFRLDLNGIGSRTLKLRVSYDIKANDSLNVEYRLMNYYKPDGKMKKEGYVDLTYSEVKPVTEYALSQNYPNPFNPTTVINYQIPKASKVLLKIYDLLGKEVKTLVNEYKEMGRYSVELNASNLPSGTYIYELRANDFVKSGKMILLK; encoded by the coding sequence ATGAGAAGTAGTAAAGTTCAGGTACTGGTTAAAGCATTGGTCCTGCTGATGCTATTTAGTTCTGTTTTATTGCCTCAGACAGGTTCACAAACATGCTCCTTGAGATTAAAATCAATGCTATTTAGGCAGATGGATAAGGACTCAAATATTACCTACAACAATTCACCCGGAGCATCCTTCGGTTATTATCCCTTAAATGGTCTTTCTTCTGAAAGCAAATACAGATCTGTTTATGAGGTGGATCTGCCCTCTGCATTACCTGTGGGAGCTTATATTACGAAAATTGAATTCATTTACAATAGTAGTGCTTATAATCCAGGTGAAAGCTTCTCTTTATACAATATCCCAATTTCTTCATATGATGATACATGGACTAATTCTCAGATCTGGAATGTAACAGATATGGGCACTTACGAAGGCAATTGGGGAGTTTCCAATCAGGAAATTACTGTACGGGCTTCCCTCCTTGAATGGATAGCAAATAATGCTTTGGACGAAAGGAAGACCAAACTTTACCTTGGCTTTAGAGCTTATCCTGAATGGGGCGCAACTACGGTAAATACGAACGGTTTTCAATATGCCAAGTTAAGATATACCTACGAAATCGTGGTAAGGGATACAATTAAAAACGTCAGCGGGAATGGGAAAATTGACGTAAGTGTTAATAACCAGCCTTTCTACGAAGCGAACAGCGGGGAGGTACTAATATTAAGTAAAGGCTCAGTAGTTCAGCTAAGGGCAAAAGAAGAGCAGTTTGATGGATCGTACTTCTGGGTATGGAATCAGGATCCAAGTACTTTGGGAAATACAATAAGCAACTGGAAAATTAAAAAGGAAAAATTCTTTGAATTCTTTCCTGGTAGAATTTATACCGATACAGCAAAAGCCAATAACCTTTTTTCATCCTTTACGGCAGGCATAAGGAAGAAATTTATAATAAACAGGACCGATAAGACTGAATTCGACGGCAACTTCCAGACAAATGACGTAACCCGTGTTGTTGAGAAAAATAGTCTAAACATTCCGTACTCAGCAACCCTGGTAAAACCGGCAGGAACTTACAGCTTCGTAGGCTGGGAAGACGGGGAAGGTTCATTAAGAACACCGACTGACAATACAACCTATACTGCCATTTATAAAATTCCCAACAAATCAAACACTTCAGCAGCATTCACCAACTCAAGCCAGAGAAAGCTGGCACGTACACCAAACGGCAGCCTGCACCTGGTCTATGAAAGCATGGGAAAAGTCTGGTATGAAAAGAGCACGGATAACGGGACTACGTGGAGAATAATGAACGGTGGCAAGCCCCTGGTAAGTGAGGACGCAAAGCTCCCGTCAATTGAGGCCTATGACACGGATTCAAGAATAATCTTTACCTATCAGAAAAGGCTTGAAAACGGCTTTCCTCCAGACTTGTACTTAATTGAGCTCATGGTATATAATGTTGATGTTGACTCTCCTCAGGACATACTCCCTGTCTGGCAGTCATACCCCTACAGCTACAATGCCAATCCTGTAGTTGCATTTGACTTTAACCAGTACCTTTATAACAGAATTGCTGTAGTTTTCCAGGATAACTCTGAATCTCTTCCCGGAATCTTCTACCGACTGGCAGGTCTTGACGGGACCGGGATGCACTACGAGTGGAAAGGCAGTGCCGCAAGGTTAAGCGGGACTGGCATGTACTCAGTTAACCCGTCAATAAAGTCCCCATATTACAGCGCCACCATTTCCAAGTACAACGCCGATCTAAAGTTCCACATTGCCTTTGAACAGCTCTCAACAGGAAGCTCTGTTAAATACTCATTACTGAACATAAACCCCTCGGGTGCAGTTTCAGTTTCAACTCCTCTGGACATTTCCTCCTACATTTTCCCGGCATATTCAGACCTGAACGAAAAGCCCCTGGTTACGGTTGTAAATGGAACACCTTACATTAGCTGGCTTCACTACAGCGACTTGACCTACCTGCATGAGGCCGCTCTGGCAAGGAGTACCGGAGGATCCTGGAACTTATTCGACAGGTACGGAAAAGAAGACGACATCACATCAGTCCACATGAATAATGTCGGGGTAAATAACTTCGTTCTTGCCTGGAACGTTGATGGCTATGGAAACGAGTTCGTTAAAAGCACTTCGATGGCAACCCCTTACATTACAAACACCTCCGGGCGTGATATTCAGGTTGCAAACGGGACTGACTTTACCAATACGAGGCTTATGTCTTTTACAAATGATGCAGTTCCTTACTATTTTACGATATCAGATCCTATGTCAAATGGAACCCTGGCCAAGGGAACACTTTCCAAAGAAACACTTTCCAAAGAAAAAGAGGGGCAGAACACCTCCAGGACCGTTGAAAGCCGTACAGGCATAATAAAGATCAATGAGGCTTCCTTCAGGGCAACTCTGGGAGAAATAAAAGCCGGGGAGAGCTATGTCACATTCAAAGATATAGAGAATGATTTTACACCTGAAAAAGAAAACTTCTCTCAGGCACTTGAATCGAGGGAATTTACTGCCTCTGATAAGACCGTTCTAAGCTATAGCTCTGAATTCACCATAAATGATTCAGCAATGGCAGCCTCACTTTTTCAGCAAGGTCTTGAATCTTTGACTTTTTCCCTGGAGTTAGTTGAGGCAAAAAGCAATGAGGTCCTAAAAAGGCTCACCTCCAGAACATTTAACTCCAAATCCCTTTCCACAGGGAAACCTCAGGCCTTCAGGCTTGACTTAAATGGAATCGGCAGCCGCACCCTAAAGCTTAGAGTTTCATACGACATAAAGGCAAATGATTCCCTGAATGTTGAATATAGACTAATGAACTACTACAAGCCTGACGGCAAAATGAAGAAAGAAGGCTATGTCGATCTCACATACAGTGAAGTAAAACCTGTAACAGAGTATGCTTTAAGCCAGAATTACCCGAATCCATTTAACCCAACAACAGTCATAAACTATCAGATTCCGAAGGCTTCAAAGGTACTACTTAAGATCTATGACCTGCTGGGAAAGGAAGTTAAAACTCTTGTAAATGAATATAAGGAAATGGGAAGGTATTCGGTTGAGCTTAATGCTTCAAACCTCCCATCAGGAACCTATATCTATGAACTTAGGGCTAATGACTTCGTTAAAAGCGGCAAGATGATACTTCTCAAGTAA